One Edaphobacter flagellatus genomic region harbors:
- a CDS encoding sodium-translocating pyrophosphatase, with product MHHVVSGIALFVQETPFTPAVTDGSDGRVWLWVALGVGVLALLAAFMLARTVIAADTGTADMQLISNAIREGAEAFLRRQYRTIGTIAVVLAIVVFIGYHLSDRTAPYALKTVISFLVGALCSAAAGYTGMYCSIRANIRTASAARSSLNQALQMALRGGAVTGLVVVALSLLGVGILFLFFGGLENPQTVPYQLVGFGFGASLVALFAQLGGGIYTKAADVGADLVGKVEAGIPEDDPRNPAVIADLVGDNVGDCAGRGADLFESTAAENVGAMILGAALYPVFGVKGILFPLIVHAINLIASTAGVFIVKSSENEDPMHALNRGFYLTSGLALAGLAGAVYTMLNGPGVQPMWLLGCGIIGLGTAFLFVWITEYYTESNFRPVKSIAEASLTGPATNIISGIAVGMETPALPVIVISAALLLSYYFGVRALAGISGVGDYEKGIYGTAIATMGMLSCAAYILAMDTFGPITDNAGGIIEMSHQPHEIRERTDKLDSAGNTTKALTKGYAIGSASLAAFLLFSAYLEEIKTIVVDKVTHAGGYLPDGWTFSNVNLAQVPVFVGALLGAMLTYLFSSLAIKAVGRTAQMVVQDVRAQFKENPGIMEGTSKPDYGRCVSIVTGAALREMVVPGILAVGLPVAVGLIFRHFSGSYQASNAMYAPGTILPVPAIGGKAVNLAGAEAVAGLLMVGTISGVLLAMLMNNSGGAWDNAKKFIETGQYGGKKSDAHKAAVVGDTVGDPFKDTAGPSLHVLIKLLATITLVLAPLFV from the coding sequence ATGCATCATGTAGTAAGCGGGATAGCTTTGTTTGTTCAGGAGACGCCTTTTACTCCTGCCGTAACGGATGGAAGTGATGGAAGAGTCTGGCTTTGGGTGGCGCTGGGCGTGGGTGTGCTGGCCCTGCTTGCAGCCTTCATGCTGGCCCGTACAGTGATTGCGGCTGATACCGGCACAGCCGATATGCAATTGATCTCAAATGCGATACGCGAGGGTGCCGAGGCATTCCTGCGCAGGCAGTACAGAACCATCGGCACGATCGCTGTCGTTCTGGCCATCGTGGTCTTCATCGGTTACCACCTCTCCGACAGGACCGCTCCTTATGCGCTCAAGACAGTGATTAGTTTCCTCGTCGGTGCTCTCTGTTCCGCGGCTGCCGGATACACCGGCATGTACTGCTCCATCCGTGCCAACATCCGCACCGCCTCTGCCGCACGCTCCAGCCTCAACCAGGCGCTCCAGATGGCCCTGCGCGGAGGAGCCGTTACCGGCCTCGTCGTTGTCGCGCTCTCGCTGCTTGGTGTCGGTATTCTCTTCCTCTTCTTCGGCGGCCTGGAGAACCCGCAGACGGTCCCCTACCAGCTCGTCGGCTTCGGCTTCGGAGCCTCCCTCGTCGCTCTCTTCGCCCAGCTCGGCGGAGGCATCTATACCAAGGCAGCCGACGTCGGCGCCGACCTCGTCGGTAAAGTCGAAGCCGGCATCCCCGAAGACGATCCACGCAACCCGGCCGTCATCGCCGACCTCGTCGGAGACAACGTTGGCGACTGCGCTGGGCGCGGTGCCGACCTCTTCGAATCGACCGCAGCCGAAAACGTCGGCGCCATGATCCTCGGCGCGGCGCTCTATCCTGTATTCGGCGTCAAGGGCATCCTCTTTCCGCTCATCGTTCACGCCATCAACCTGATCGCCAGCACAGCGGGCGTCTTCATTGTGAAGTCATCTGAGAACGAAGACCCGATGCACGCGCTCAATCGCGGCTTCTACCTCACCTCCGGGCTCGCGCTTGCGGGCCTCGCCGGAGCGGTCTACACCATGCTCAACGGTCCTGGCGTCCAGCCGATGTGGCTGCTCGGCTGTGGCATCATCGGCCTCGGAACCGCATTCCTCTTCGTCTGGATCACCGAGTACTACACCGAATCCAACTTCCGCCCCGTCAAGTCCATCGCCGAGGCTTCGCTCACCGGCCCGGCCACCAACATCATCAGCGGCATTGCCGTCGGTATGGAAACTCCCGCTCTCCCCGTCATCGTCATCTCCGCCGCGCTGCTTCTCAGCTACTACTTTGGAGTGCGAGCCCTCGCAGGAATCTCCGGCGTTGGCGACTACGAAAAGGGAATCTACGGAACCGCGATTGCCACCATGGGCATGCTCAGTTGCGCGGCCTACATCCTCGCAATGGACACCTTCGGCCCCATCACTGACAACGCCGGCGGCATCATCGAGATGTCGCATCAGCCGCATGAGATCCGCGAGCGTACCGATAAGCTCGACTCCGCAGGCAACACCACCAAGGCGCTCACCAAGGGCTACGCCATCGGCTCGGCATCGCTCGCAGCCTTTCTGCTCTTCTCGGCCTACCTTGAAGAGATCAAGACCATCGTCGTCGATAAGGTCACACACGCAGGTGGCTATCTTCCCGATGGCTGGACCTTTTCCAACGTCAACCTCGCGCAGGTGCCCGTCTTCGTCGGCGCGTTGCTCGGCGCGATGCTGACCTATCTTTTCAGCTCGCTCGCTATCAAGGCCGTAGGACGCACGGCGCAGATGGTCGTGCAGGACGTGCGCGCGCAGTTCAAAGAGAACCCTGGCATCATGGAAGGAACCTCCAAGCCCGACTACGGACGCTGCGTCTCCATCGTTACCGGAGCCGCCCTGCGCGAGATGGTCGTTCCCGGCATCCTTGCCGTCGGACTTCCCGTAGCCGTCGGACTCATCTTCCGCCACTTCAGTGGCAGCTATCAGGCAAGTAACGCCATGTATGCTCCGGGCACCATCCTGCCTGTGCCTGCTATTGGAGGCAAGGCCGTCAATCTCGCCGGTGCTGAGGCCGTTGCGGGTCTTCTGATGGTGGGAACCATCTCCGGCGTCCTGCTGGCCATGCTGATGAACAACAGCGGCGGAGCCTGGGACAACGCGAAGAAGTTTATCGAGACCGGCCAGTACGGCGGCAAGAAGAGCGATGCCCACAAAGCAGCCGTTGTCGGCGATACCGTCGGCGATCCCTTCAAGGACACCGCCGGTCCAAGCCTTCACGTGCTCATCAAGCTGTTGGCGACAATTACTCTCGTCCTCGCACCATTGTTTGTCTAA
- a CDS encoding alpha-ketoacid dehydrogenase subunit alpha/beta — protein MARQSSSSVVEKKKSADVVAGTSLTREQLVEFYRLMYLSRRTDDREIVLKRQQKIFFQISCAGHEALLVAAAMAMRPGYDWFFPYYRDRALCLALGNTVEDQLLQAVGAADDPASGGRQMPSHWSSPKLHIVNPSSSTATQCLHAVGCAEAGRYFSKHPEAAAKHEGDYRQFKNVSFHGDEVVYTSIGEGSTSQGEFWESLNTASNGKLPVLYVVEDNGYAISTPVEANTPGGNISRLVANFPNFHFAEIDGTDPIASYNAMVEAVAWCRAGKGPALVHGHVIRPYSHSLSDDERLYRSAAELEADALRDPISRMQMWLLREGILDAEAINRLERQVDEEVQRAADKAVIAKLPTPDTILKHVYSEDLTPMDARFDREPEKTADSSERTMADLINACLKDEMRRDPRIVVFGEDVADATRDEPLREGKLKGKGGVFKLTSGLQLEFGNDRVWNSPLAEANIVGRAIGMAVRGLKPVVEIQFFDYIWPAMHQMRNELSVLRWRSNGTFSCPLVMRVPIGGYLTGGSIYHSQSGESIFTHTPGVRIVMPSNALDALGLLRTAIRCDDPVLFLEHKRLYRETFGRAVYPGPDYTIPFGKARIARSGKDVTVITYGAVVPRALQAAQKIHRDKGIDVEVIDLRSLSPYDWEAIAESVRKTNRVIVAHEDMMSWGYGAEIAARIADELFHDLDAPVRRVAAMDTFVAYQPLLEDVILPQPEDLYRAIGDLAAF, from the coding sequence ATGGCTCGTCAGTCTTCAAGCAGCGTAGTGGAAAAGAAAAAATCCGCAGACGTCGTCGCAGGAACATCGTTGACGCGTGAGCAGTTAGTGGAGTTCTACCGGCTGATGTATCTCTCGCGTCGCACCGACGACCGCGAGATCGTACTCAAGCGCCAGCAGAAGATCTTCTTCCAGATATCCTGTGCGGGCCACGAAGCTCTGCTCGTCGCGGCAGCCATGGCCATGCGTCCCGGCTATGACTGGTTCTTTCCCTACTATCGCGACCGCGCACTCTGCCTCGCATTGGGCAACACCGTCGAAGATCAATTGCTGCAGGCCGTCGGTGCCGCCGACGATCCCGCAAGCGGCGGACGCCAGATGCCGTCGCACTGGTCCAGCCCGAAGCTGCACATCGTCAATCCCTCGTCGTCCACTGCAACGCAGTGCCTGCACGCCGTGGGCTGCGCCGAGGCTGGCCGCTACTTCTCGAAGCATCCCGAGGCTGCTGCAAAGCACGAAGGCGACTACCGCCAGTTCAAGAACGTCAGCTTCCACGGCGACGAAGTCGTCTACACCTCCATCGGCGAAGGCTCCACCAGCCAGGGTGAGTTCTGGGAGTCGCTCAACACTGCCAGCAACGGCAAGCTGCCCGTCCTCTACGTCGTCGAAGACAACGGCTACGCCATCTCCACCCCGGTCGAAGCCAACACGCCCGGCGGAAACATCTCGCGGCTCGTCGCCAATTTCCCGAACTTCCACTTCGCCGAGATCGACGGCACCGATCCCATCGCCAGCTACAACGCGATGGTCGAAGCCGTAGCCTGGTGCCGCGCCGGCAAGGGCCCTGCGCTCGTACATGGACATGTCATCCGTCCCTACTCGCACTCACTCTCTGACGATGAGCGGCTTTATCGCTCCGCCGCCGAGCTCGAAGCCGACGCACTGCGCGACCCCATCTCACGCATGCAGATGTGGCTGCTGCGTGAAGGCATCCTCGATGCCGAAGCGATCAATCGTCTCGAGCGTCAGGTCGACGAAGAAGTGCAGCGTGCGGCCGACAAGGCTGTCATTGCTAAACTGCCCACACCGGACACCATCCTTAAGCACGTCTACTCCGAAGACCTCACGCCGATGGACGCTCGCTTCGACCGCGAGCCTGAGAAGACGGCCGACTCCAGTGAGCGCACCATGGCCGATCTCATCAACGCCTGCCTCAAAGACGAGATGCGGCGCGATCCGCGTATCGTCGTCTTCGGCGAAGATGTCGCCGACGCCACACGCGACGAGCCTTTGCGCGAAGGCAAGCTGAAAGGGAAGGGAGGCGTCTTCAAGCTCACTTCCGGTCTCCAGCTTGAGTTCGGCAACGACCGCGTCTGGAACTCGCCGCTCGCCGAAGCCAACATCGTAGGCCGCGCCATCGGCATGGCCGTCCGCGGCCTCAAGCCCGTTGTCGAGATTCAGTTCTTCGACTACATCTGGCCCGCAATGCACCAGATGCGCAACGAGCTCTCCGTTCTCCGCTGGCGCTCCAATGGAACCTTCAGCTGCCCGCTCGTCATGCGCGTTCCCATCGGCGGCTATCTCACCGGAGGCTCCATCTATCACTCGCAGTCCGGCGAAAGCATCTTCACGCACACGCCCGGCGTGCGTATCGTCATGCCGTCGAACGCGCTCGATGCACTCGGTCTGCTGCGCACCGCCATTCGCTGCGACGACCCCGTGCTCTTCCTTGAGCACAAGCGCCTCTACCGCGAAACCTTCGGCCGTGCCGTCTATCCCGGCCCGGACTACACCATCCCCTTCGGCAAGGCTCGAATCGCGCGCTCCGGCAAAGACGTCACCGTGATCACCTACGGAGCCGTCGTTCCACGCGCACTCCAGGCCGCACAAAAGATCCACCGCGACAAAGGCATCGACGTCGAAGTCATCGACCTGCGCTCCCTCTCTCCTTACGATTGGGAAGCCATCGCCGAAAGCGTACGCAAGACCAACCGCGTTATCGTTGCGCACGAAGATATGATGAGCTGGGGCTACGGAGCCGAGATCGCCGCGCGTATTGCCGACGAGCTCTTCCACGATCTCGATGCTCCCGTTCGTCGCGTCGCCGCCATGGATACCTTCGTGGCCTATCAGCCGCTGCTCGAAGACGTTATCCTGCCCCAACCGGAGGATCTGTACCGCGCCATCGGCGACCTGGCAGCGTTCTAA
- a CDS encoding DUF1800 domain-containing protein: protein MSHVKSFSRRIHSSFEAGIATGLCALLLLQPLPASAAKKKKIPPSTQLQSDERILHALNRFTFGPRPGDIDRVRQIGLDRWFDQQLHPAKIDDSALDARLDSFPAMKLQQAELLHRYPSPQVLRQVMDGRLPMPTDPVEAAIYRDGIARYQQAKAKQDAAQKSAEMAKNDPQSMNKADDDQVTAFPGDRVDPATPAMSAHEEQLYSGLEAIKIVNLPPEQRMQRILSMTPAELAVFRRSLTPAELAAAGEGLTPQQREILMALGGGPRLVGSEVLATRLIRDVYSERQLEAVMTDFWLNHFNVYIRKNQNEPYLLPAYERDTIRPHALGKFEDLLVTTAKSPAMLLYLDNAQSIGPNSIAATRGARARALMPANPAAKGRPQGLNENYARELMELHTLGVNGGYTQADVTQVARVFTGWTVEPLRNGEFQFEERRHEPGTKTVLGTQIHEGGEREGLQVLHMLATSPATAKFVSRKLAIRFVSDDPPQSLIDAMSAAWLASNGDIATVLRTMFDAPEFWSQQVYRAKMKTPLEFVVSSLRASNADVTNPLPLVNALDRLGMPLYGMQTPNGYSWLAEPWVSTGALVNRMNFSITLAGERVGGTYIDWTSLLAASPAQVKPAAMDDTTSSASAKESQLEKLLLGQPASEQTRSTVLNQIDSQATQQEAEKQFGIRTRDVEPMGAILNAAAPAQPPRPPVDREAATMAGLLLGSPEFQRR from the coding sequence ATGTCTCACGTGAAGTCTTTCAGCCGCCGCATCCACAGCTCGTTTGAGGCCGGCATAGCCACCGGCCTCTGCGCTCTGCTGCTCCTGCAGCCTCTGCCCGCTTCAGCCGCAAAGAAGAAAAAGATACCCCCAAGCACGCAACTCCAGAGCGACGAACGCATCCTGCACGCGCTTAACCGCTTCACCTTCGGCCCGCGCCCCGGCGACATCGACCGCGTCCGCCAGATCGGCCTCGACCGCTGGTTCGACCAGCAGCTTCACCCCGCCAAAATCGACGACTCCGCCCTCGACGCCCGCCTCGACAGCTTTCCCGCCATGAAGCTCCAGCAAGCCGAGCTTCTCCACCGCTATCCCAGCCCGCAGGTTCTCCGTCAGGTGATGGACGGCCGCCTCCCCATGCCCACCGACCCTGTCGAAGCTGCCATCTACCGCGACGGCATCGCCCGCTATCAGCAGGCCAAGGCCAAACAGGATGCCGCGCAGAAGTCTGCCGAGATGGCGAAGAACGATCCACAATCCATGAACAAGGCAGACGACGATCAAGTCACGGCATTCCCCGGTGACCGAGTCGATCCCGCAACGCCCGCCATGTCTGCCCACGAAGAGCAGCTCTACTCCGGCCTCGAAGCCATCAAGATCGTCAACCTCCCGCCCGAGCAGAGGATGCAGCGCATCCTCTCCATGACTCCCGCCGAGCTCGCCGTCTTCCGCCGCAGCCTCACTCCCGCCGAACTCGCCGCCGCCGGTGAAGGACTCACCCCGCAGCAACGTGAAATCCTCATGGCCCTTGGCGGAGGCCCGCGTCTCGTCGGCTCCGAAGTCCTCGCCACGCGTCTCATCCGGGACGTCTACTCCGAACGCCAGCTCGAAGCCGTCATGACCGACTTCTGGCTCAACCACTTCAACGTCTACATTCGCAAGAACCAGAACGAGCCTTACCTCCTTCCCGCCTACGAGCGCGACACCATCCGTCCGCACGCTCTCGGCAAGTTTGAAGACCTCCTCGTCACCACCGCCAAAAGCCCCGCGATGCTGCTCTATCTCGACAACGCACAGAGCATCGGCCCCAACTCCATCGCTGCCACACGAGGAGCCCGAGCCCGCGCCTTGATGCCCGCGAACCCCGCGGCCAAAGGACGCCCACAAGGACTCAACGAAAACTATGCCCGCGAGCTGATGGAGCTCCACACCCTCGGCGTCAACGGCGGTTACACGCAGGCCGACGTCACGCAAGTTGCACGCGTCTTTACTGGTTGGACTGTCGAGCCTCTCCGCAACGGCGAGTTCCAGTTCGAAGAGCGCCGTCACGAGCCCGGCACCAAAACCGTTCTCGGCACGCAGATCCACGAAGGCGGCGAGCGCGAAGGACTCCAGGTGCTGCACATGCTGGCCACCAGTCCGGCTACTGCAAAATTTGTCTCCCGCAAACTCGCCATCCGCTTCGTCAGCGACGATCCGCCACAGTCGCTCATCGACGCCATGTCCGCCGCCTGGCTCGCCAGCAACGGAGATATCGCCACTGTCCTGCGGACCATGTTTGACGCACCCGAGTTCTGGTCACAGCAGGTCTACCGCGCCAAGATGAAGACGCCGCTTGAATTCGTCGTCTCCTCGCTTCGCGCCAGCAACGCCGACGTCACCAACCCGCTCCCGCTCGTCAACGCACTCGACCGCCTGGGCATGCCTCTCTACGGCATGCAGACGCCCAATGGCTACAGCTGGCTCGCCGAGCCCTGGGTCTCGACCGGCGCACTCGTCAATCGCATGAACTTCTCCATCACCCTCGCGGGCGAACGCGTCGGTGGAACCTACATCGACTGGACATCGCTTCTCGCAGCTTCTCCCGCGCAGGTAAAGCCCGCCGCCATGGACGACACGACTTCTTCCGCATCCGCAAAGGAGTCGCAGTTGGAAAAACTTCTCCTCGGTCAGCCTGCCTCCGAGCAAACCCGCTCAACAGTGCTCAATCAGATCGATTCGCAAGCCACACAGCAGGAAGCAGAAAAGCAGTTTGGCATTCGCACCCGCGATGTCGAGCCGATGGGAGCCATCCTCAACGCGGCCGCTCCGGCACAACCGCCGCGTCCTCCAGTCGATCGTGAAGCTGCCACAATGGCCGGCCTGTTACTAGGCTCTCCCGAATTCCAGCGCCGCTAA
- a CDS encoding DUF1501 domain-containing protein, protein MPSNSGITRRGFMKGGALALVGTSTIPSFLSRSVLAEVTTAAANHKKLVILFQRGAADGLNIVVPYREPNYYAMRPFIAIKQNEVLNLDGFFGLHPAMASFKPLYEQGHLAIVHAAGSPDSTRSHFDAQDYMESGTPGVKSTDDGWLNRALQAEPLASKPSAFRAVALGTQVPRTLQGKVSAIAVNNLADFSVAGRGPQTSPISNAFQAMYDSSSDSILHGTGQETFEAVKMLKAANPAKYQPAAGVTYPNTPFGNSLKQIAQLLKANLGVEAAFSDIGGWDTHQNQGNVNGQLANRLREFSDTIAAFWRDMGDDAQNITLVTMSEFGRTARQNGTGGTDHGHANVMFVLGGQVRGGKVYGKWPGLANEQLNEGRDLAVTTDFRRVLGEAAYKTLGSRNLDLVFPGGKVDPSQFLNIV, encoded by the coding sequence ATGCCCAGCAACTCCGGAATCACAAGACGAGGCTTCATGAAGGGTGGTGCGCTTGCGCTGGTTGGGACCTCCACCATTCCCAGCTTCCTCTCTCGTAGCGTCCTGGCCGAGGTCACCACGGCGGCTGCCAATCATAAGAAGCTTGTCATCCTCTTCCAGCGCGGTGCTGCCGACGGACTCAACATTGTCGTGCCCTACCGCGAGCCCAACTACTACGCCATGCGGCCCTTCATCGCCATCAAGCAGAACGAGGTCCTCAACCTCGACGGCTTCTTCGGTCTGCATCCCGCTATGGCCTCCTTCAAGCCTCTCTACGAGCAGGGCCATCTAGCCATCGTTCACGCCGCTGGCTCTCCCGACTCCACCCGTTCGCACTTCGACGCACAGGACTACATGGAGAGCGGCACGCCCGGTGTGAAATCCACCGACGACGGTTGGCTGAACCGCGCCCTCCAGGCCGAGCCGCTCGCCAGCAAGCCCTCCGCCTTCCGCGCCGTCGCCCTCGGAACCCAGGTGCCTCGTACCTTGCAGGGCAAAGTCTCCGCCATCGCCGTCAACAACCTCGCCGACTTCTCCGTCGCCGGACGCGGCCCGCAGACCTCACCCATTTCCAACGCCTTTCAGGCCATGTACGACTCCAGCTCCGACTCCATCCTCCACGGCACCGGGCAGGAGACCTTCGAAGCCGTCAAGATGCTCAAGGCCGCCAACCCGGCCAAATATCAGCCCGCTGCCGGCGTCACCTACCCAAACACTCCGTTTGGCAACAGCCTCAAGCAGATCGCCCAGCTTCTTAAAGCCAACCTCGGCGTCGAGGCCGCCTTCTCCGACATCGGCGGCTGGGACACCCACCAGAACCAGGGCAACGTCAACGGCCAGCTCGCCAACCGCCTCCGCGAGTTCTCCGACACCATCGCTGCCTTCTGGCGCGACATGGGCGATGACGCCCAGAACATCACCCTCGTGACGATGTCTGAGTTCGGCCGTACCGCACGCCAGAACGGTACCGGCGGAACCGATCACGGACACGCCAACGTCATGTTCGTCCTCGGCGGCCAGGTTCGTGGAGGCAAGGTCTACGGCAAGTGGCCCGGCCTCGCCAACGAGCAGCTTAACGAGGGGCGTGACCTCGCCGTCACCACCGACTTCCGCCGTGTCCTCGGCGAAGCCGCCTATAAAACCCTCGGCTCCCGTAATCTGGATCTTGTTTTCCCCGGCGGCAAGGTCGATCCCTCCCAGTTCCTCAACATCGTCTAA
- a CDS encoding DoxX family protein, translated as MSKTLNNLQPWGALLMRLVLGAAMIYHGYSKVIPAGGFHGGNMFSALERHSHYVASLGLPYWLGIVSALTEFVGGILLVLGLLTRFAAFLVAVNMLVAIVMVNRHHGYAGSEYSLALLAIAVMLFFYGAGACAMDRRFGLS; from the coding sequence ATGTCCAAGACACTGAATAATCTGCAGCCCTGGGGCGCGCTTCTGATGCGACTGGTGCTGGGTGCGGCGATGATCTATCACGGTTACAGCAAGGTGATTCCGGCGGGCGGTTTTCACGGAGGCAATATGTTTTCGGCGCTGGAGCGACACAGCCATTATGTTGCTTCGCTGGGACTTCCCTACTGGTTGGGAATCGTTTCGGCGCTGACAGAGTTTGTTGGCGGCATTCTGCTGGTGCTGGGGCTTCTGACTCGGTTTGCGGCGTTCCTGGTCGCGGTCAACATGCTGGTCGCGATTGTGATGGTAAATCGGCATCACGGCTATGCCGGATCGGAGTATTCGCTGGCGTTACTGGCGATCGCGGTGATGCTTTTCTTTTATGGAGCAGGCGCCTGCGCGATGGACCGGCGGTTTGGGCTTAGCTAG
- a CDS encoding alpha/beta hydrolase — MSRSARKPTHKHSSAAPQTISGRWLAKAMAIVILAALVCSYLSLCLLYRIGQWQIVLHPDRAARSQSAPADMLRFGPDESGRPQLTGEFLVAPPGGRYNSVTILFLGGGDGSRKNYSDTVAALNYVGLNVLWFDYRGYGLSADIHPNQQRLMEDADSAWSYLTGTRGVAPQRIIPYGTGVGASLAAALAAKHGEIQAVILDSPFTDLLEVARKDSRSGLLPISMLFNERFPLAAPLATLQTPKLLLSPANKPEPAAFAAAATPKMAVSLPTGSWPLYDQAVTRFLDQYVAVPGGQVVPSVAPVGTKTR; from the coding sequence ATGTCCCGTTCTGCACGAAAACCAACGCATAAGCATTCCTCAGCAGCTCCGCAGACCATCAGCGGACGCTGGCTGGCGAAGGCAATGGCTATCGTCATTCTGGCGGCGCTGGTGTGCAGCTACCTGAGCCTTTGCCTGCTTTACCGCATTGGACAGTGGCAGATTGTGTTGCATCCAGATCGCGCGGCGAGGTCGCAAAGCGCTCCAGCAGATATGCTTCGTTTCGGTCCCGACGAGTCGGGTCGTCCGCAGCTGACTGGCGAGTTTCTCGTTGCGCCTCCTGGTGGGAGATACAACAGCGTTACGATTCTGTTTCTCGGCGGCGGCGATGGATCGCGGAAGAATTATTCGGATACTGTTGCGGCGCTGAATTATGTCGGGCTGAATGTGTTGTGGTTCGACTATCGCGGTTACGGGCTGAGCGCGGATATCCATCCCAACCAGCAGCGTCTGATGGAGGATGCTGATTCGGCCTGGAGCTATTTGACCGGTACTCGAGGCGTTGCGCCGCAGCGGATCATTCCTTATGGAACGGGAGTTGGCGCTTCGCTGGCTGCGGCTCTGGCGGCGAAGCATGGCGAGATTCAGGCGGTCATTCTCGATTCCCCTTTTACAGACCTGCTTGAGGTAGCGAGGAAGGATTCGCGATCGGGGTTGTTGCCTATCTCGATGCTGTTCAACGAACGGTTTCCGCTGGCTGCTCCTTTAGCGACGCTGCAGACGCCAAAGTTGCTTTTATCGCCAGCCAATAAGCCGGAACCTGCAGCGTTTGCGGCGGCAGCGACACCGAAGATGGCCGTTTCTCTTCCAACGGGAAGCTGGCCTCTTTATGACCAGGCAGTGACGCGGTTTCTTGATCAATATGTTGCCGTTCCAGGCGGACAGGTTGTGCCTTCCGTGGCACCTGTGGGAACAAAGACGCGCTGA
- a CDS encoding Rieske (2Fe-2S) protein: MSEAPAPGSVGEAEVEGHAICLANVNGELSALDNVCPHRHGPLGQGWLEGDLVVCPWHAWMFHAKTGIAEYPSNERVAAFPLRIEGGDVVIEIE, from the coding sequence TTGTCCGAGGCGCCAGCGCCTGGCAGCGTGGGTGAAGCTGAAGTCGAAGGCCACGCCATCTGTCTCGCCAATGTCAACGGGGAGCTCTCGGCTCTCGATAACGTCTGCCCCCACCGCCACGGCCCACTCGGCCAGGGATGGCTCGAAGGCGACCTCGTCGTCTGCCCCTGGCACGCATGGATGTTTCACGCGAAGACCGGCATCGCCGAATATCCGTCGAATGAGCGCGTAGCTGCATTTCCGCTGCGCATCGAAGGCGGTGATGTGGTCATCGAGATCGAATAA
- the carA gene encoding glutamine-hydrolyzing carbamoyl-phosphate synthase small subunit, with the protein MQAILALEDGRIFRGKSFGAQTECVGEVVFNTSLTGYQEIFTDPSYAGQIVVLTNPHIGNYGTTPSDAESRKPFIEGLVTREFSPVSSNWRSTQVADEYLERYGVPVIAEVDTRAIVRHLRANGVMRGVLASGDNLDVDALIAKARSIPKMEGTDLASVVTTKEPYKWDATEPKNQTGDPLLKPAVEGETLHVVAYDFGIKENILRMLARENIDVTVVPAKTTAEEVLALNPDGVFFSNGPGDPEPLDYAIESVKKLKGKKPLFGICLGHQIFGLALGGKTYKLKFGHHGGNHPIMNHQTGKVEITAQNHNFNVDPESLPADVEKTHTNLNDHTLAGLRHKTDPMFSVQYHPEASPGPHDSHYLFQDFRKMMMEWKK; encoded by the coding sequence ATGCAGGCAATCCTGGCGCTCGAAGACGGGCGCATCTTTCGCGGCAAAAGTTTTGGCGCACAAACGGAGTGCGTCGGCGAAGTGGTCTTCAATACATCTCTGACCGGCTATCAGGAGATCTTTACCGATCCTTCCTACGCAGGACAGATCGTGGTTCTTACCAATCCTCACATCGGCAACTATGGAACGACACCGTCCGATGCAGAGTCGAGAAAGCCCTTTATCGAAGGCTTGGTGACACGCGAGTTTTCGCCGGTCAGCTCCAACTGGCGCTCAACCCAGGTCGCCGATGAATATCTTGAGCGCTACGGCGTTCCCGTAATCGCCGAGGTCGATACACGTGCCATCGTGCGCCATCTGCGCGCTAACGGCGTGATGCGCGGTGTGCTCGCCAGTGGCGACAATCTCGATGTCGATGCTCTCATTGCTAAAGCGCGCTCGATCCCGAAGATGGAAGGCACCGATCTGGCAAGCGTCGTCACCACGAAGGAACCTTACAAGTGGGATGCGACGGAGCCGAAGAACCAGACCGGCGATCCGCTGCTGAAGCCCGCTGTTGAAGGCGAAACACTGCACGTCGTCGCCTACGACTTCGGCATCAAAGAGAACATTCTGCGTATGCTCGCGCGCGAGAACATCGACGTCACGGTTGTTCCGGCGAAGACGACAGCAGAAGAGGTACTCGCGTTGAATCCCGACGGTGTCTTCTTTTCGAACGGCCCCGGCGATCCGGAGCCGCTCGACTATGCGATTGAGAGTGTGAAGAAGCTGAAAGGCAAGAAGCCGCTCTTCGGCATCTGCCTCGGGCACCAGATCTTCGGGCTCGCGCTCGGCGGCAAGACCTACAAGCTCAAGTTTGGTCATCATGGCGGCAACCATCCGATCATGAACCACCAGACGGGCAAGGTCGAGATCACGGCGCAGAATCACAACTTCAACGTCGATCCCGAGTCACTTCCGGCAGATGTAGAAAAAACACATACCAATCTCAACGATCACACGCTGGCGGGCCTCAGGCACAAGACGGACCCCATGTTCAGCGTGCAGTACCATCCCGAGGCCAGCCCCGGACCGCACGATTCGCATTATCTCTTCCAGGACTTCCGCAAAATGATGATGGAGTGGAAGAAGTAG